Genomic DNA from Desulfuromonas versatilis:
GGCCGGCGAGGATCGCCTCCATCAGCTGGGTATCGTTGGAGGTCGGCGGGGCAGCCAGGTTGGCGACCCAGGAGCGGACGATCTGCTCGGTCTTCTGCTCGCCGTGCTCGGCGATCATCATCGCCACCAGCGACTGGTTGTAAACCTTTTTCGAGGTGCGCAGCAGCAGCCGTCCTTTCCACTGGGGCTCGCCCAGGGCCTCGTAGGTGCTGAGCTCTTCGGGCTTGACCCGCTCGGTGCTGTAGACGATGGTGCGGGCGCGCAGCGAGAGGCCGAACCACTGGTTGTCGGCGTCGCGCAGGAAGGGGGGGACGTTTTTCGCCAGCACTGCCGAGTTCACCGGCTGCAGCAGCCCTTCGTTGGCCGCGTGCCAGAGGTTGCCGGCGTCGACGGTGATCAGCAGGTCGGCGGGAGTGTTCTTCCCCTCGGCCTTGAGCCGCTCCATCAGCGGGCCTTCCTTGTCGGTGATGTACTTGAACTCCACGCCGGTCTCGGCGGTGTAGGCGTCGAACAGCGGCTTGATCAGCTGCTCGTTGCGGGCCGAGTAGACCACCAGTTCCTCTGCCAGAACCGGCCCGGCTGCCAGCATGGCCAGCATCCCTGCGAACAGTATCCTCTTGAAATTGAACTTTTTCATCGTTCCTCCAATGAATGTGATTTTGAAAACCGCTTTCAAAAATAGAGAAGAGTCCGGCAACTGTCAAGCAGAATTTTCCACCCCTGCCGGAAGCCGGCCCCGGATCCCCCTGGCAGCGGGGTTATTGCCAGGGCCCGGGCGATCTGTTAATCTCGCTGACCCGATGGTTTGATGTCGCTGCAAGACAACCCGTGCCCAGGGGGCAAGCCGTGCAGGAACTCGTGAATCTCATCCTGGCCGCCGGACGCTCCGCGGTCGATCTGGCCCTTTACATCCTGTTGCCGGTGATGATCGTCATGATGGCTTTCATGAAGTTGCTGGAGGCCAAGGGGGGCCTGGCCCTTATCGCCCGGTTCCTGAGCCCGGGGCTGCGCATCTTCGGCCTGCCCGGCAACGGCGCTTTCGCCATGGTCCAGCTGATGCTGGTGAGCTTCGCCGCCCCCGTCGCCACTCTCTCCATCATGGAGGGCGACGGCACTTCCCGGCGGGGGATCGCCGCCACCCTGGCCATGGTGTTCACCATGGCCCAGGCCAACGTGGTTTTTCCCATGGTGGCGGTGGGGCTGAATCTCGGAGCGATCATCGCCACCTCCATAGTCGGCGGCCTTGCCGCCGCGGCGCTGACCTACTACGTGTTCGCCCGCGGTTTCGGGGGCGAACAGGCCCCGCCGCCGCGCTGTGAAGAGGGCAGGCCGAAGCCGCACCGGACCACCGCGCTGAACATCATGATCACCGGCGGCCAGGAGGCGGTGCAGATCGTGCTCGGCGCCCTGCCGATCCTGGTGCTGGCCATTTTTCTGGTCGGCGTGCTCAAGGCGACCGGCGCCATCTCGTTGCTCGAATGGGCCCTTGGCCCCCTGTTCAACCTGGTCGGCCTGCCGGGGATCGCCGTGCTGCCGGTCGCCACCAAGTTTCTCGCGGGAGGGACCGCGATGATGGGGGTGGCCCTCGACCTGCTCAAGCAGGGGTCGCTGAGCGTCGCGGAACTCAATCGCATCGCCGGCTTCATCATCCATCCCTTCGACATCGTCGGGGTCGCCGTGCTCGGTTCCGCCGGCTCGCGCTGCGCTTCGGTGGTGCGGCCCGCGGTCGCCGGCGCCCTCGGCGGAGTGCTTATCCGCGGGGTGCTGCACCTGCTGATCTTCTGAGGGGGAGGATGGTTCGCTTACTGCCGTTCGGTGAAATCCCCGCCCCAGGTTTCGCCGGAAGGCGGTTCAGTCCTGCAGCTGCTGGACCTTGGCGGCGCAGATGAAATCGTTCTCCGAAAGACCGCCGATGGCGTGGGTGGTGTAGCTGACCCGGCAGGTGTTGTAACCCACCTGCAGGTCGGGATGATGGTTTTCCCGGTGGGCGATCCAGGCTACCGCGTTGACGAAAGCCATGGTCTGGCAGTAGTTTTTGAAGCGGAAGGTGCGATAAATCATCCCCTCCTGACTTTCCCACCCCTCCAGCCCCTGCAGTAGGCGCTCGGCTTGCTTTGCGCTCAGCGGTGGGGTGCCCCCCTCGCAGGGGGTGCAGCGCCGGTTTGCCAGCTCATTCTTTTCATTTCCCATGGTAACGCTCCCACGCTCCAGGTTCCCGCTGGACGGAAAAACTGCCGTTCCTGTTTCATCATTATACCGCGAAGCAGCCACCTGGCTCGGCCCCCCCCGAAGGCCTGTCCGTCAGGCACGGAATTTGCTTTGGTTTTGCCCGCAATTCCTTGCCTGGAACAAGGGTCGCCCAATTTCAGGACGGAACTGTGCGGCGAAGGCTTGGGCTGTTCGACCCGCATTTTCCGCTCCATTCTGTCACTTTTCCCAACAATCTGCAGGTGTCTTACCGATGGTTTCACAAGAGTATCAAGAGCGTTTCCAATTTGTTTTCAATCTGCCCGCCATCAGCGCCCTCATCGTCAATGCCCGGGGCGAATTCCTCGAGGCAAACCCCTTCGCCTGTCAATTTCTTGGCTACGCCAAGGAGGAGATGGCAGGGCTTTCGGTAAGGGAAGTGACCCATCCCGAAGACCTGGAAAAGAGCCTCGCCTTCTATTCTGCGGAGGGGCTCCAAAAACACCGCGCCTTCCACTATCGGAAGCGATTTCTCCGCAAGGACGGCCAGACCGTGTGGGGCCAGGTCTCGGCCGCCTGGATTCCCGGCGAGCTCGGGGAGGCCGAGCACGGACTGGTTCTGCTGCAGGACATCACGGAGCACCAGACGGCCCAGGAATCGGTGGCCGCCGAGCGAAGCTTTTTTCAGTCGGTCGTCGACAGCCTGGGCGACCCGGTCAAGGTCGTCGACTTGAACCAGCACATCCTCACCCTCAACCGGGCGGCCAAAAAAATGCTGCCGGAGAACGCGCCGGCCCCGCAAACCCAGCGCTGCGACCATGCCTCGCGGGCCTGTCAGCTGCCCTGCAGCGCCCTTGACGGCGCCTGCAACCTGGCGGTCATTCAGAAGACCGGCCAGCCGCTGGTGAGCCTGCAGCGCCTGGAGCTCGATTCGGGGGAGGTGCATGTCTACGAGATCACTGCCACACCCCTTTGGAATGAGCAGGGGGAGCTGAGGGGGATTGTTGAAACCTCGCGAAACATTACCGAGCGGCTGAAGGCCGCGGCAAAAATCGAGGAGAGCGAAAAGCGCCTGGAGTATCTCACCCATTACGACCCCCTCACCCGGCTGCCCAATCAGGCCTTGCTGCTCGACCGGCTGCAGCAGACCCTGGCCCGGGCTCAGCGCTCCTCCGGCAAAGTGGCGGTGTTGCTGCTGGATCTGGACCGGTTCAAGGCGATCATCCAGTCCCTCGGGGGGCGTTCGGGCAACCTGCTGCTGGCCGAAGTCGCCCGGCGGCTGGAGCTGCACGTGCGCAAGGCCGACACCCTGGCCCGCTACGGGGAGGACGAGTTCGTCGTGGTCCTGGAGCAGTTCGGCGATATCAACCAGGTGGTCGAAGTCGCCCAGCGGCTGCTGGATGAGTTGGCCCGGGAGGCGGACCTGGACGGAGTGCCGGTGTTCGTGACGGCCAGCATCGGCATCAGCCTGTTCCCGGAAGACGCCGGGGACGGGGACGGGCTGCTGCGCCGGGCCGAAGCTGCGATGCAGCGGGCGCAGGAGGAAGGGGGCAACGCCTACCAGTTCTACACCTCCGGCATGACCACCCAGACCCGGGAGCGGCTGGAACTGGAGGCACAGCTGCGTGAGGCCATCCGCAGCGACCAGCTGCAGTTGTACTATCAACCCCAGGTGAACCTGGTCTCGGGGCGCTGCATCGGCAGCGAGGCCCTGGTGCGCTGGATGCATCCCCACAAGGGGATGATCTCCCCGGGCGCCTTCATCCCTCTGGCGGAAGAGACGGGGCTGATCGAGCCCCTCGGGCTGTGGGGATTGAGGACCGCCTGCGCCTGGAACAGATCGCTCCAGGAGCGGGGCCTGACCCCGGTTCCGGTTTCGGTGAACATTTCGGCGCGGCAATTCTTCCGCCCGAACTTTTCCGCCCTGGTGGCCCGCATTCTCGAGGAGACCGGCCTGGAGGCGCGTTACCTGGAGCTGGAGATCACCGAGAGCATGCTGATGAAGGACGTCAAAACGGCCATCGCGGTGATGCAGCAACTCAAGGAGCAGGGGATTTCCCTGGCCTTGGACGATTTTGGCACCGGCTATTCCTCCCTGAGTTACCTGCGCCAGTTCCCCATCAAGAAACTGAAAATCGACCAGTCGTTCATCCGCGACCTGGTGCGCGACGCCAACGCCGCCGCCATTACCCGCGCGGTCATCGCCCTGGCGCAGAGCCTGAACCTGAGGGTCATCGCCGAGGGGGTGGAAACCAGGGAGCAGGCCGAGCTGCTCAAGACCATGGGCTGCTACGAAATCCAGGGTTATCTGTTCAGCAGGCCGCTGCCGGCCAAGGAGGCCGAGGCCTATCTGGCCCGCGGTTGAGGGGCGCTTAGCCCAAGGGGCACCGACAAGACGCGCATGGCCCACCCGGACTACCGGGTGGGCCATGCGCGTCTTGGGGATTTGGGGTTTGCGCCGGTTGTCGCAGTTGTTGATTTGCCCGTTGGTCGAGCCCGGTGCCCCGCTGTCCCCCTTGAGGTTAGGCAGGATGGTTCAGGCGCGCAGCTTGCCGGCCTCGCTCGGGAATTGGGTTCCCCCCCTGCGGAAGGCTCGCCTCACAACAGCGAGCGCAGCTCGGCGGTGAACCGCTCGATCTCCTCGAGGGTGTTGTAGTAGTGCAGCGAAGCCCGCAGCAGCGGCGGATGGGGATGGCGCCGGGAACTGACCGGGTTGGCGGAGGAGGGGACGCACGAGAGGTTGATGCGCCGGGCGGCGAGCTGGCGCTGCAGCCGCTCGGCGGGAGCCTGGGCGGCGTGAAAGGTGACGATGCCGCACTGACGCAGGCCCCGGTCGGCGACGGTCAGGCCGTCGAGGGCGGCGAGCTGCCGGCGCAGTTCAGCCGCCAGACCCCCGATGCGCTCGGCGATGACCTCGAGGCCCCACCCCAGGGCATAGTCGATGGCCACCCCCAGGGCGAGCTGGCCGGCGCAGCTGCGCTCCCAGCATTCGAAGCGCCGGGCGTCGGGGCGCAGCCGGTAGTCTCGGTGCTGAGAAGATCTGCGGCGTGATGGTTGAGCTCCGCCGGTTCGAGCCGCTCGAGCAGGGCTCGGCGCACGTAGAGCAGGCCGCTGCCGCGCGGGCCGCGCAGGAATTTGCGCCCGGTGCCGCAGAGCAGGTCGCAGCCGATCTGCTGCACATCCACGGGCAGCTGGCCGAGGGCCTGGCAGGCGTCGAGGAGCAGGGGGATGCCCGCACCCCGGGCGATGCGGCCGACCGCTGCCGCCGGGTTGACCAGCCCGTTCCCCGAAGGGACCTGGGTCAGGCAGATCAGCTTGACCCGCGGGTCGATGAGCTTTTCCAGTGCGGCCACGTCGATCTGGCCGTGTTCGTCGTCCGGCACCCAGACGATCTCCACCCCCCGACATTTGGCCCGGTGCAGCAGGGCGACCAGGTTGCTGCCGTACTCGGCGCTGCCGGCGAGAATCCGCTCGCCGGGCCGCAGGTCCAGGGCGTAAAAGGCGGCGTTCCAAGCGCGGGTGGCGCTGTCGGCGAAGGCGATCTCGCCGGGCGTGCAGTTCAGCAGCCGGGCGCCGGCGGTGTAGAAGTGCTCCAGCTCGGCGCTGCGCCGATCCATCACCTCGTAGCCCCCCTGCAGCTCCTCCTCGCGCAGGTAGCCGTAGAGGGCGTCGGCCACCGGCGCCGGCGGCAGCGCGGCGCCGGCGTTGTTGAAATGGATCAGCTCGTTGCAGCCGCGGGTCTCAAGGCGGGCCCGGGCCAGGTCGAAGGGGGCCACCATCAGCCGCTGCGCTCCCAGATCGTCACTTGGGAAATGCTGTGCTGGAACTTGCGCGCGGTCTCGCGGATGACGAACTCGACATCGCGCGGCTCGCCGAGCTGGCGGAAATGGGGGGCGAGCAGCTCCTGCAGCCCCTCCTGGGTGGTGAAGGGTTCCCCGGCGCGGCGGATGCCGCCGACCCATTTCTCCTTCTTGGTGAACTCCTCCAGCCAGGTGTAGGGGGAGGCGAGCACCAGCAGCCCGCCGGGATTGAGCCGCTGGTGAATGCTGCCGAGGAAGCGCGCCGGGTCGTAGAGCCGGTCGAGCAGGTTGCCGGCGAGCACCAGGTCGTAGCCGGTGAACTGGGGCTTGAGGTTGTGGGCGTCGCCCTGGAAGAACTCGATCCGCGTGCCGAGCCCCTCGAGGCCGAAGTCGCTCAGGCGCTGCTCGTGGAAGGAGACGATTTCCCCCTCCTCGGGGAGCTGGTAGTGGATGATCCCCTTCTCCTGCAGCTGGTAGGCGATGCGGATGAAGCGGGCGGAGAAGTCGATCCCCGAGACGAACTCGAACTGCCTGGCCAACTCGAAGCTGGCTCGGCCCACGGCGCAGCCCAGATCCAAGGCGCGCCGCTTCGGCCGCCCGTCCATGGCCTCGAGGCAGATCTGCGCCAGCCGCGCCGGGAAGTTCTCCACGGCGAATTTTCCCGGGCCGAAATGGGCGTCGCAGTACTGGGCGACGGCCGCGTCGGTCTCGTACATGGCTTCGGGGCTGGGCAGCTCCTGCTCGGCGGCCACGTAGCGCAGCCCGGCGTGCTGGAAGAAGTGGCGGCGAAAGGCGTAGCGGCAATCGCGGGTCGCCTCGTTGCCGGTGGAGATCCACGAGCCGCCCTTGATCAGGTTGTGCTGGGTGTCGAAGGTCGGGGTGGAGAAGTCGTCGTAGTAGGGGTGAACCTCGAAGCCGTCGAAGCCGGTGATCGGCGTCTCGGTCCACTGCCAGACGTTGCCGACCAGGTCGTAGAACTCGCCGAAGGCGAAGCGGGTCACCGGGCAGGAGGAGGCCCAGTGTTCGAGGTTGATGTTGCCCGGCGCCTTGTCCCAGTCGGGCTGATCGGGAATCTGCTGCCGGTCGCGCAGGCAGTACCACTCGTCCTCGGTCGGCAGGCGGATCGGCAGGCCGGTGTTCTTTGCTTTCCAGTTGCAGAAGGCCTTGGCCTCCAGGTAGTTGACCTCCACCGGCCAGTCCCAGGGCATGGGGATCTCCCGGGCCATGGTGCGCAGGCGCTCGCCCGCGCCGTCCCTGATCCAGAACAGCGGGTGCTGCGCCCGGCTGTAGCCCAGCCAGCGCTGGCCCTCCTCGGTCCAGAAGGCGGGGGTGCGGTGGCCGCCGGCCTCGACGAACTCCAGATACTCGCGATTGGAGACCAGGTACTTGCCGGCCTGAAAATCCTCCACCTCGAAGCTGTGGCGGCCGAATTCGTTGTCCCAGCCGTAGAGCCGGTGATCCTTCGCTTTGCCGAGGCGGACCTTGCCGCCGGCCACCGGCAGCAGGATGTTGCGCGGGGCTTCGCCGGTTTCCGTGCAGATCTCCCAGAGCGGAAGTTGGCGGACCTGCTCGAGGGGCAGGCGGCGGATGATCACCGAGGAGGTTTCCAGGTGGATGCGCGAGTGCTCGATCCCCATCAGGATCGCCCACCAGGGGTTGTCCCAGTCGATGGGCAGGCTCAGCGGCAGGCTCTCGATCAGCCCGTCGACCAGCTCCCGCACCTGCTGCCGGTAGGCCTTGACCTCGGCCACCGTTGGCCAGTCGTAGTTCGCCTCGTTAAGATCGTCCCAGGACATCTCGTCGACGCCCACGGCGAACATCGCCTCGTAGCGCGGGTTGATCCGCTCGTTGATGAGCTTGGCGATGATCAGCTTGTTGATGTAGAAGGCGGCGGTATGGCCGAGGTAGAAGATCAGCGGATGGCGCAGGGGCTCGGGCCGCAGGTAGAAAGCCTCGTCGCTGGCCAGGGTGTCGTAGAGCTGCTCGTCGAGGCTGTAGGAGGCATGAAAGTAGTCGCGGATTTCGGCGCGCTTTTGCTCCGGCGTGCCGCTGTTGAGGATGGTGGTGCGGGTGTTGCGCAGGTCCATGCTGCCCTCCCGGGTGGTTGGCGGTTCGGTGCAGGGGGAAAAAACGGCGACTCGAGCCAACTACCGGGTGGCTTTGTAGTAGTTGATCAGCCCGTTGGTCGAGCAGTCGTGGCCGCTGATCTCGGTCTGCCCCTCGAGCTCGGGCAGGATGGTCTTGGCCAGCTGCTTGCCGAGCTCTACCCCCCACTGGTCGAAGGAGTTGACGTTCCAGATTGCCCCCTGGACGAAGATTTTGTGCTCGTAGAGGGCGATCAGCGTGCCCAGGGTTTTCGGCGTCAGTTTCTTGAAGAGGATGCTGTTGCTCGGCCGGTTGCCGGGGAACACCTTGTGGGGCAGCAGGGCGGCGACCTCGCGGGCGTCGAGGCCGGCGGCCTCCAGCTCCCGGCGGGCCTCGGCCTCGGTCTTGCCCTTCATCAGCGCCTCGGGCTGGGCGAAGAAGTTCGAGAGCAGCAGCCGGTGGTGTTCGCCGATGGGGTTGTGGCTCTCGACGGGGGCCAGAAAATCCGCCGGCACCAGCTTGGTCCCCTGGTGCATCAGCTGGTAGAAGGCGTGTTGGCCGTTGGTCCCTGGTTCGCCCCAGAGGATCGGCCCGGTGGAGTAGTCGACCGGGGTGCCCTCCAGGGTGACCCGCTTGCCGTTGCTCTCCATGTCCCCCTGCTGGAAGTAGGCGGGGAAGCGGTGCAGATACTGGTCGTAGGGGAGGATGGCGTGGCTCTGGGCGCCGAAGAAGTTGTTGTACCAGATCCCCAGCAGGGCCATGACCACCGGGATATTGCCCTCCAGCGGCGCGCTGCGGAAATGCTCGTCGGCCGCGTGGGCCCCGGCCAGCAGTTCTTCGAAGTTGTCCATGCCGATGTATAGGGCGATGGACAGGCCGATGGCCGACCACAGCGAATAGCGCCCTCCCACCCAGTCCCAGAACTCGAACATGTTCTGCCCATCGATACCGAAGGCGATGACCTTTTCGGCGTTGGTGGAGATGGCGACGAAGTGTTTGGCCACCTGCTGCGGCGCCCCGGCCGCCTCGAGCAGCCAGCGCTTGGCCGACTCGGCGTTGGCCATGGTCTCCTGAGTGGTGAAGGTCTTCGAGGCGATCAGAAACAGGGTGGTTTCGGGATTGAGCGGCCGCAGGGTTTCGGCGATGTGGGTGCCGTCGACGTTGGAGACGAAATGCACCCGCAGCCCACCCCGGCCGTAGGGCTTGAGGGCTTCGGTGACCATCAGCGGGCCGAGGTCCGAGCCGCCGATGCCGATGTTGACCACGTCACTGATCGGCTTGCCGGTAAAGCCGAGCCAGGCGCCGCTGCGCACCCGCTCGGAAAAGGTCCGCATCTTCGCCAGCACCGCGTTGACCCCGGGCATGACATCCTCGCCCTCGACCCGGATCGGCCGGTTGGAGCGGTTGCGCAGCGCCACGTGGAGCACCGCCCGCTGCTCGCTGGCGTTGATCTTCTCGCCGGCGAACATCCCTTGGCGTTTTCGCTCCACCCCGCTCTGCCTGGCCAGCTCGAGCAGTAGCCCCATGGTGTCCGCGGTGATGCGATTCTTGGAATAGTCGAAGAGAATATCGTTCAACCGCAGGGAAAAACACTCGAACCGCTCGGGGTCGGCCTGAAAAAGCTCGCGCATGTGCAGCTCGACGACCTGCTGGTAGTGGGTCTGCAGGGCCTGCCAGGCCGGCAACCGGGTCAGTGGGGTCATGGAATGCTCCTCCATTGCGGGTGTTGGCAATAAGATCCAAAAGTATACTGCCCAGACCGGGATGGGCAAGTTTCTTGACCCGCCAAGCGCAAGGTCGCAAAACAGCTCTTCGGTGAAAAAGACCCGGAAGAAACCGCTATCTTCTGGTACTCTATAGGATGTTTGCCATATGGGACGGCAGGGTTTGCCGTTTCTTGTCGGGAGGGGGTGGGTCGATGCGACATCCTGAAAAGACAACGTCGCCGGGTTCCCTGGACCGCCAGCGGCTCAAATCGATCTACGAATCCCTGCGCCCCGCCTACGAAGCGGCTCTGCAGGCGGTACTCCGGGAGATTCGCGCCTGCCTGGAGCGGCACGGTCACAGCCCGAACATCAAATACAGGGTCAAGCGGTTTGAGAATTACTTTGAAAAACTCGGGCGGTTCGACCAGGGGGGCAAACCCCAGGCGCTGAGCGACCTGCTCGGCCTGCGCATCATCTGCCCGTTTCTGGAAGACCTGGAGACCGTCGAGGGGTTGCTGGTCAAGAATTTCGAGGTGGTGGAACTGGAGCGCAAGGGGGCCCGCCACTCCTTCCGCGAGTTCGGCTACGACTCGGTGCACCTGCTGATCCGTCTCGACCGGGAACTGCTCGGCGAAACCCTGCCCCATTCGGCGGCGGTGGCCGAGGTCCAGCTGCGCACTATTCTGCAGGACGCCTGGGCCGAGGTGGAGCACGAACTCATCTACAAATCGGACATTTCCCTGCCCAACGAGTCGGTCAAGCGCAAGCTGGCTTCCCTGAACGCCACCCTCACCCTGTCGGATCTGATTTTCCAGGAAATCCGCGACTACCAGAGAGAGATCCGCGACCGCGACCGCAAGCGCCGCCAGAGCCTGGAGGCCAAGCTCGGCGCCCCGTTCTGCATCTCCATGCCCGGAGCGGAACCGGCGGGCGACCAGGGCCAGGCAGCGGTGTCTCTGGAACTGGGCTCCAGGCTCGGGCAGCACAAGCTGGAGCGGGCCATGCTCGCCGCCCTCGATGCCCACAGCCGCGGCGAGTTGGGGCAGGCGGTGCAGCTGTACACGCAGATTCTGCGCCTGAAGCTGGCCGACCCGATCCGCGCCCTGGTCTACAACCACCGGGGGATGGCGCATTTCGCCCGTTCCGATTATCGCCGGGCGATCCGGGATTTTTCCCGGGCCATCGATTTCGACGCCAAAAACACCCGCTGCTACAACAACCGCGCTCTGACCTTTCGGGTCCTGAAGCGTTTCGACCGCTCCCTGGCCGACTACGACCGTTCGCTGGCCATCAAATCCTCCCAGCTCGATGCGCTCTGGGGCAGAGCGCAGACCTGCTACGAAATGAAACTCTTCACCCAGGCCCTGGCCGACTGCGAAAAGGCGCTCGCTCTGCAGGCCGATTTCGCCCCGGCGCAGGCCCTGGTCCGCCGCATCGGCAGTCAGGTTTTCTGAATGCCAAGAAGCGGCCCCGGCCGTCTTCTCAACGGCTGCTGATCCGGGTGACCAGCACCCGGCGGATTTCCCGGAGCTTGGCTTTGATGCGTTCGGCGTTGTCGGCTCCGCTGCGCAGCAGCAGCTTCTGCCCGGCCGAGAGGCTCTCCAGGGCCGGGTCGGCGAAGTGGTAGAGGATCTTGGGCCGCACCAGGCGGATCGGCCCCTCGACCCGCGGGGTCTCGAGCAGGTGGTCGATCACCTCGATCAGGCGGTCGTTGAAATACCCCTTCGGGTAGCCGAGCTCCCGGTAGGCCTCCTGGAACAGGGGGTAGTAGTGGACGTAGGTCGCCACCAGGGCCTGGCTGTCGAGGGACTCGGCGAATTTCACGTAGGGGGCGTAGCGCCGGTGGTTGTCGGGGCCGATTACCTCGCCGCCGGCTTCCGTGGCGGTGATGAAACTCCCCGCCGGGGGCCTGGTCGGCAGTTGCTTGACGGGCAGGGTCGGGCGCGGAAGGTTGTCGATGGTGACTACCACGCGCTGGATGAAGTTCTTCAGGACGAACAACTCCTCCAGGCCCTTCGCGTCAGACATTCCGGCGAGGGTCTCCTGGATCGTCTCGTCGCTCTGCTGCAGCGCCGGAAGCGGTGCCGGCTTCTGCTCCGCTTGCTCCTGCTCCTGGCCCGGCGCCGGAGCCTGGGGTTCGGGTACCGGATAGCGGATCGCCGGCTCGGTCGGTTCGACCGGCTGCTGCTGTTCGGCAACACCGACAGCCTGGGTCGGCTCCTGGGCGGGCGGCTGGTAGAAGACCAGGTAGAGGGCCGCGGCGGCCGCCAGCAGCAAGACAATCCCCAACAGTGATTTTTTCATGGCATCGCTACCCTTCGGGTTTCGGGAGGGAAGAGGGGCGCGGCGCGTCTTCCCCTATCAGGGGATGAGGACGCGCCTCCTGGTGAAAAGGGTAACGGGCTTTTGCCGGGTGTCAACCGCCGCAAACCCACCCCGGGTCGGGGTTAATTCCAAGGATATCGGGCCCTTGCCCGATCAGCGACGCCGCGGCGGTTTTCTGCCCGGCTGCCCGGCGCCGAGCTTGGCGACGAACACCACGTGGCGCAAACCGCCGCGGCCCGGGCGCTCGTTGCTGGTGGCGAAGCCGGCCAGGCGCAGCCGCTTGTCGAAGCGCTCGTCATAGTTTTCGCCCCACACGGCAAACACCCCGCCGGGCCTGAGCGCGGCCTTGACGGCGGCGATCGCCCTGCTGCCGTAGAGCGGATCGTTGCGCTGGTCGGTGTGGTAGTGGGGGCCCTTGTAGAGGTCGAAGACGATGGCGTCGAAGCCCGGCTCGTCCGGCCCGACGGCCGAACGGCGCACCCGCTCGGCGACGTCGACGATCTCCACCGAGACCCGCGGATCGCTCGCCGCGTTGTCGGTGAGTCCCGCCAACGGCCCCCGGCACCATTCCAGGACCAC
This window encodes:
- a CDS encoding DUF3014 domain-containing protein — its product is MKKSLLGIVLLLAAAAALYLVFYQPPAQEPTQAVGVAEQQQPVEPTEPAIRYPVPEPQAPAPGQEQEQAEQKPAPLPALQQSDETIQETLAGMSDAKGLEELFVLKNFIQRVVVTIDNLPRPTLPVKQLPTRPPAGSFITATEAGGEVIGPDNHRRYAPYVKFAESLDSQALVATYVHYYPLFQEAYRELGYPKGYFNDRLIEVIDHLLETPRVEGPIRLVRPKILYHFADPALESLSAGQKLLLRSGADNAERIKAKLREIRRVLVTRISSR
- a CDS encoding spermidine synthase; the protein is MALPWKTIQSVPTAEGLLELRQRGERDFLITVNSLVLMNSLAHRSEVALGQLGCGHLKNHGAPRVLVGGLGMGFTLRAVLDCLPPSAQVVVAELNPVVLEWCRGPLAGLTDNAASDPRVSVEIVDVAERVRRSAVGPDEPGFDAIVFDLYKGPHYHTDQRNDPLYGSRAIAAVKAALRPGGVFAVWGENYDERFDKRLRLAGFATSNERPGRGGLRHVVFVAKLGAGQPGRKPPRRR